The segment tcattttcacaGTGTGAACAACTTCTGTTGTTCTCAACTGAATAATCAGAGTTTATTAAGCTATTTATTAAGGCTTGTGAGAGTGTTACAATGTCTCATCACATGGAACTTCATATACTGTGGCCTTAGTGTAGCATTAAGGACATTTCTCCAGGACTGTTTGTTGACATAGAAATGCTGCAGCTCCCAGAGGAGCACTTAtctcacatttcacattccaCATTCCTCTGCGTTACACAACAGAACTGTGTCTGACTGCCTCAATGGCTCAGTGCCACACATCACATGCTGTCATTAGTGTGCAATGTCCTAGTGCTTAttctttacattaaaacagTGGGGGTTCATAATAGAAGCTTGGAATGCATACCGTATACTATCCAGTAACAGAGAAACATCATGCTTTTTGAGTTATCTGTATTGTCAGACATGACAAGGACAGAAGCAGTTCTCCTCTTCACATGAATAACTTCTGGATCTTGGGTTTGAAAAGGTGAATCTTGCTGGTGCTCATCTGTTTCACATTCTCCTGAGCGCCCAGGATGGCCTGGTGGGCATCGTCAAACAGCTCCTTTCCAATGGCTTCCTGGACTCTGTCCCGCCATGCGCTTAGCCTGGGCCTCCCTTCAAACACGTCCAGGCCGGAGCCCACAGGCtgtcagtgacacacacacacacaaacacacacagagaaagccTGTATATGTAGACCTCTTCGCCCATCCACTGTGACTGTCCATATTTTCTCCTATGAACACTAGAATACAATACTGTAGTGTTTTTGATTTCTGAGTCTGTTTTTGTACCTTCCAAGCAGCCACTGGTATCTGTTCATTACACAAGGCCATGAAAGTGTCGATAATGTAACTTTAGACCTGAAGAAAACCCACAGTGATTGAAATGTTGTCATGTCCATGTGGACTTTAAGAACTGGGCTCTGTTCTCCATAGATGGATAATCAGGTTATACAGATTAGAATGTTGATGATGTTGAAGTTCTTAAATCCAAACCTGCTAGAGTGCAGCTTATTGATAGTAAACTGGATCATGACCAAGATGTTTTAGGGTGAACTCAAAACATGAACTCATTTTTTGATACAAATATCTCACTTTCTtagatttataatgaaattatGTTGATATAATTAGgatttttgatgagaacatgcAGGTTATTGACAAATCATTATGATCTTTTGGTGTTAATTTTTAGAATGAAGATTTAGCTATACTTATACATGATAAAATGTACAACTAAATGACAGTTTGTACACTAAAAAGAGCCAATTGAAATTCAGTTAAGTATACTCTGAGCAGAAAGACATCATTCAAAATatgatgtatgtatgtctgttaGAGGACCAGTGGAGCCAGAACATATgacatttaatttgatatttgaaGCACTGAAACTTATTCAGTGATTAACTGCAGTACTCACTttactgaaacatgtttatGCAATTGATGCTGACTGTTAAGAAAGTTATTAAtaagttttctctttcacagcaGACTTATATTTGTCATCACTGGCAGTCTGACCACATTCACTGGTAATATCtgattgtttaacagtgatcaAAGTATGGACACAATGTGGGATACAATGTATAACAATGCAGGAACACATAAAATAAGACTTAGATCCATGAAGCTATTgccccagtgcatgctgggggGGATTTCCAACACATCTACCTCATGTAACAGCAATCACACGACCAGCACTCAGCCAATCATATGAATGCTGATCATGGTTTCAACTCTCTACTCATTTCGTCTTTGTTATTTATGATGACTTCATCCAGGATTAACATATCAATCCTCAAACTGCATTCAAAGAACCAAATTACCTGGATGAGAATTAACAGGATTATTTTAGCCTAGATTAGTTACGCCTCCTTTGAAGAACAGGGCCCTGAGAACTATATAACAGTGTTAGCAAGGtactttattattctttttttgtaatgtaaCTTTAACCACACTCAAACATACAGTGACCCTGAggtacaaaacacaacaacatttctgGAGTGTACTCCAGAAAGCAGGTTTGGTGAAAACTCTCAAAGCTTGTTcaccctgagatgagggaaactgTAGGTTTTCTGTTCCAGAAAATTTACACTCTACACTCTACACTAAAACTTAAACTCTGGGTCAGTTGCCACGGCAACTTACTCTGTGAACCTAACCTGCTTGCTGGCAGGATTACTTCAAAAGACCCAGTCAAAATTTATCAGTcagatattcattttttttacacaagaaCTACAGCATTTCAGTCTAGACCACTTTAGTCAAAAAGAAAATTTTTATTGCCATTTGCAGTAGTTATATTTTGCAGTATGGCTCTGTTCTGGGACCTCCCTACCCTTCCATGTGCTTATATAGAAAGCCCAAGGCACCAGCGCACCAGCAAAGACCCCAAGTACAGAACAGCAGGCAACAATGACAACAGAATGACATTGTTTAAGTGAGAAATAGCAAGTAAGGAGGAACTGGGGTGGAAATGGGTTGCAAGCGACATGTGGATGAAGCAGCAAGGGTAGGCAGGCTGATGCAGCTATGAATAAGGCAACCTGTATGAGATTTGCAAATTGAATGCATAGAAGGTATCAGCTGAGCCATCAGCTAACGTAGGCTGGCTTGAGATCAGATGCTAGCTGATGTAGTTGAGTTTGTGAGTTGAGCTTGACTTTGTGGCTTGCCTGAACTAATGCCATGCTCACactgttttttaggaaaatcctgaaTAGTATATCTTTAAAGCTACACTAACCATTATTTTGATATAAACAaccagtctcactgctctcatcagcgtTCTTCTActgcctccaagtggccaaacagcaatgaatgcagctttagtTTCAAACGttgacagtaaaacaaattttattttacGGCTGCTCGTATCTTTCTATTGCCCCTTTGAGAAAGTTAGCTCCTTTTGtttatgaaaatgatgtttatatTCCTCAAAGTACAATATTGGAAGCCATATTCTTTTGGTGTCAGTACAGAATCTCAGATTGCCACTAGTATAGAAACTCAGACACAACAAGACAACCTGTCCCAAACTAGTTTTAAATCTAGTGAAACAAATAgaaagtaggaaaaacacattcagtctGAAACATGATGACATTTTCATGATATCTCTTGCACTGGGCTAACATGCACGCACACTGGTTTATCAATGTGGACCATTTTACTACACTCACCTGCATAACCTCCACAATGGCAACCAGGTCGGCCAATGAGACATGCTCTCCTGCAATGAAGGGCCTATCCTGGATGAACTTCTCTTCGATGAGTTTCAGAGAGCTGTTCAGATCCTCCAATGCTGCATCCAGCTTGTCCTGGGGGACATCCACACCCAGAACCTTGGGAATCAAAAGCTACAGcccaaacataaaaacaatgtttcatCCTCGGGGAGAGCAGATGAAATTACACATGATCAACACAGTCAACATGATGTTGACTGTATTGCAGTTGTTGTTTTCCAACTCAAAAGAagtttcctctccctcttcctcccctctaCCTATTGCCGAACAAGACAAAGTagtttacattgaaagcacatttgaaggggatcttttaatagccagtattgCAGGAGAAATTATTACAGCGTGGAAAACCTTTAATATACATTCATGATTGAATTTTAACAGGCAACAAGCCAAAAAGGTGGCAAACCACTTgtttaaattatgtaaaatgagtttgacagtttgactAACACTTGTAATGCAAAGAATGGACTGTATTGACTCTTTGTGTTCTGTCTAAGTGATGTGACTCTGTATATAAACAGATGGTCAGAATCCTGAGTAATGTTAGGCTATATTTTATGTGAATAACCAGGGTTCTCTATGTTTCATGTAAATCTCTTATGTTGATGTGCATCTGCGGGAATAATCTCCTTCCTTTATGTTTGGTTGATCTACAGAAATCAGAGTGCAATGGATGCAGCActgatatgaaatgaaaatgaaacaggatGCAACTTCTTCAAAACCAGTTTCAAGCTTGATGTTAACACTGATGTGTTATCTCTCTCACTGTATTGGGCTCAGTAGCAGTAAAAGGTGCAAAACAAGCCCTGACCTTTCCAACTGCACACACCAGCAGGAACAATAGAAAGAAGCAGGAAGCCTGGATCACTGTCTCTAACTTACAACACTGGACTGgtattttcctttttgctcACTTCACCCCTTAGTCCTTTAGTTTGGAGAAAAGTCAAAACGTTATCATGCAGGAGATGATTACAGGCGTTAGTGAACATACCCGAAGCCAGAATATCTTGGATCCATGCATACGGATGGCCATATGCTGCCATGACAGGTACTCATTGATGCGAGCACGCTGCTGGAGGTCGTCTGGGTACCAGAAGTCTGGAGTCTTAAACTTCTCTGCCAGATACAGCAGGATGGCAATGCTGCAGAGACaaacatcacacatcacatcacaaacacaccattagacaaaaatgtcttcactagatgcCTATCTGacagtgctgtagctaaatttaaggaagcaattccatcatTGCTGAATTCagtgccatgtctcaatacttcAGAGGACTCCTATGCTaattttagtccctcccaaattgataatcttgttgatagtgctgcaggctcattgcAAATAACACttgactccatcgcccccttgaaaaggaaaatgataaaacaagaggttagctccatggtttaactcataaacccgcaaattaaagcaaatatcacaaaaatttgaaaggatttgatgttccaccaaactagaagaatctcttttaacatttaagatagtcttaaaacatataggaaggaCAGAGCCACCTATTGCTCATCATTAATTGAGGAGAATAAAAATAGCTCTAGGtttcttttcagcactttggccaagctgacaaagagtcataactctattaaTCCATGGTAGTGACTTCATGAgctttttaatgataaaattctaacaattagagacaaaattcaacagtctctgccctcaacaggcaccgatgTATCCACAAACTCAAGAACTCTAGAAGCAGCCGTAAAACCTGACATACATTTGGACTGTTTCTCCAATTCTCCAATTGactttcctgaactaacttcaactatttcttcatccaaaccttcaacctgtctcttagaccccattccaactaggctgcttaaggatGTCTTACCCTTAATTAGCACTTCCTtactaaatatgatcaatctgtctttagaaACAGGCTATGCACCACAGTCCTttagtagctgtaattaaacctcttcttaagaagcctactctcgATTCAGGCAtcttagccaactatagacccatatctaaccttccctttctctctaagacCCTTGAGAGAGCAGtcgccaatcagttgtgtgactttctagaTAACGATAGTTTATTCGAAGATTTTCAGTCAGGGtttagagtgcatcatagcaTAGAGACAAACTGGTGAAgatcacaaatgacctcctgaCTACATCAGACAAATGACTtgtctctgtacttgtcttgttagatcttcTGTACTTCTCTTGTTAGATCTgttgcatttgacacaattgatcatcaaatcctattacagagactagaacatttaattggcattaaaggacCTGCATTAAGCTGTattaagtcctatttatcagatcaatttcagtttgttcatgttaatgatgaatcctccatgaaagcaaaagttagacacagagttccacaagaTTTTGttcttggaccaatactattcaccttgtatatgcttcctttaggtaatattattcgGAAACACTCTATAAagtttcattgctatgcagatgatatccaaatatatttatcaatgaagccagatgaaaccaatcagttaaatagactccaagcatgccttaagcACATAAAGACCTgcatgacctgcaattttctgctactaaactcagacaaaactgaagttattatgcttggccctaaacaccttagaacACCTTATCTAATGATTTAGCTAATCTCGATGGCACTACCCTGGACTctagcaccactgtaaggaatcaGGGAGTTCTTTTTGATCAGGGTATGTCCTTTAAgtcccacataaaacaaatttcaaggactgcctgttttcacttacgtaatattgcaaaaatcaggcacatcctgcctcaacaagatgcagaaaatatagtccacgcatttgttactgCTAGGCTTGATTATTGCaactcattattatcaggctgccctaacaagtctctaaagactctccagctgggccagaatgcagctgcacatgtaccgactaaaactagaaaaagagatcatttCCCCCAtcttagcttcgctgcattggcttccagtaaaatccagaattgaatttaaaatccttctcctcacatACAAAGCCCTTAACGGTCAGGCACCattatatcttaaagagctcatagtaccctattaccccactagagcactagctcccagaatgcaggtttaCTAGTGGTTCCTACAGTtgccaaaagtagaatgggaggcagagccttcagctatcaggctcctctcttgtgaaACCATCTTCAAGATTCGGTCCgtaagagtaggcttaaaactttccatTTTGATAAAGCTTgtagttagggccgaccaagCTCACCTTGaaccagcccttagttatgctgctataggcctagactgccagaGGACTTCCAATggtgcactgagctcctctctcctcttctccatccgTATGTATTcttttaccattaatgcatgttactaacttgacttcttccccagagttctttgtgctttctcatccgcaggaaaccccatAAACCATGCTGACATGTTGACGTCCTTCCTCTGTCCTTCACCAGctgttcctgctgttgttgctaTTTGTTGCTtctagtcatgtatctattgttgttgttgttgctgctctgcTTCTGTGTCCCCACGTCCccaccctcttctctctctctcaacccaaccggtcaaagcaaatggccgcccacctagagccgggttctgcttgaggtttcttcccgttaaagggggGGTTttatggtctagacctgctccatgtgaaaagtgccctcaTGATTTATGTGGAAGAGCATTTGTATTTCAATAATCACCTTTCAGCCAGGCAGAAGTCTCCATCTCGAAGAGCAGGGACTTTTCTTATCAAGCTGATCTTTCCAAACTCTTCCCCATACTGCTCACCtgaaaccaacacacacaaacaataaaattttACTATTTACCATGGTAATCCAGGTGTCAGTGGAGCACTTCCGATTGTGTTAGCTAGTTATCAATTATAGCTAGCTGACAACAACAATAACGTTAttgattgaaaaatgacaagtaTTATAAGAAGGTGCCAGTAAGAGGGTGCCATACTAATTGGAAGAAACAACGGGAATCTTTACAACAGGAATGTTTTGAACATTGACCTCAACTTCAGTCTCAGTGTAATACCAGTGGGGCCCATATGACCTGCACCCACCTCAGAAGGAAGATGAAGCTCTAAGACTCTGGTTGAATGGTGTGAACCTGAAAAACCCAACCAAACCCTTTTGTGTGTTCCTTCTACTTTATGGATAAAAAGCCAACAAAAGAGCATCCCTCACTGGAGAAGTGGCTTGGCTATGAAGCTCTGTTGAAGAAACCACGTCAGGCAGTCAGGTACGTAAAATTATCAATTATCAGCTTCGCATTTGTACTGGTTTGTTAAAAAGTATGTGTACAATTtgtaacaataacaacaataatgtcaaaaaacaaaggCTGTATCATGTAAAGTTTGTTACCAAATTAATTCCTCATTCAGTTTAAACATTCACTACCTAATACTACAGATTATACTTATGAAATGTTTAACACCAGAAATTAACATATACCTTCTAATGTATACGTACTTCTGAGACACATTGCATATCTATGGCTGTCTGTATGGCTAAATATAGGCTAATAATGACCACGTAAGCTAGCAAAGTACAGATCAGATCATTTGCCATTATTGTGGATAATTTGATAGTTAatgaaaatgtctcatttacaGTAGTCTACAGTGGGgaaattattatatttgtttacagGCTACATATTGTTAAAGAAATGCAATTTACTATTTCACTAGGTAACAGTGCAATACCCAGCATGGAGCATGAGGCCATGGATCAACCAAATGTGCCAAACTCCCAGAGAGACTTTGGGACCCAGTGGGAGGACTACACACTTGGCGACCATAGCTACAGCTCAAGTCTCCCCCCGATGCCTTTGCTTACCACTGCTGACCAGGGAACACAGTGTACCAAACCTCTCCACAAGACTCTGCTTGGGACCGAAGCTCTGCTCCATACTGGCTTGTCGCTCACTGCCTTTTATTCAGTGGCTGAACACCTTATAAATATAAACTGATAAAAATCAGACAAttaacgggacagagtgcacagtaaactcggcagccacacatttctcagttctgtatttctctgttttgtgtcttcaggttatgctaacccattgttgctaactttggagctaactccctttacttttccagcatttggggaaacaacagacgtgactttttagcatttattaaccgacacactgtagtctgtactgtacatctactgccagattgacaacttactactaaccttttcctctgccccgctggcatccaccgtcacttctctgcccctcgctctttcccactcgctacgcaaacatactccttaacggagaTACGCcagacagaggttgactcacgtaccggaacagcgctgcacagagactctcAAACgctattaaatattaaaaaatattttggggGGGCTGGCAGGGGTTCTCGCTGTGTCATCGGGGAGGAACACAGATTCAGCTAAagttcagtaaacgttgagtacagttagaccgagcagtctccattaggttgggcaagttcaaagttgtgaaaacaacggggtgttttgaatacacccgttttcacaggtaatttgttagtctgtccctcccaccgcaggaaataatggattactcctaGAAAGCTATTgatatagcacttttctccttatgaaaataacacagagattattcgaccaatcAGAATTTAGTCGGATGAGAGCATATagaccaactaatcgaccagtcgaccagcagactacagccctattAATGTGATCTTCATTCATGTGTGAATGCTCAAGTTATCAATTGAAAGGAAAATCAATACACACCAGTGTCCTAGTTTGGTGCTAGTAGTGGTAAAATAActaaagaaaaaggagaaaatactGCACACTCAAAAACAGCACCATAGAGAAAGATGTAATGCTCATACCAACCTTAAGGTGGTGGTCAAAAGCAATAGGCTTGAATATTGATATGGGTATTACATCTTTCTCTAGGGTGccattttttcaccttttccaTAGTTATTTTGCCACTACCAACATCAAAACTAGGACACTGGTATGtgttgatttttctttaaactgatgatgtcagcattcacacatgAATGCAGATGAAATAGTTAAATTACTTGTTAATTCCTTTCAACTCTCCAGGGGTGCACTCCCTGAGACACAGCATTCTGGTCCTGAGACAGAGACAACTATATAAAGATATGTATTTCAAGCAGCAATGGAGTGGTTGAATCAATATACAGCAATTCTAacactttcagtttaaaaaaggtGGACATCTGAATATCCTAATAATAAACTTTGGATCCTAGTGATATGATTATACTTAAAGCTACTTTCTGTGACATTTCCTATTAGCCTATTTCTGTATGGCTGGAGCAATGTACCCCAAACCTGTGCAACTGATTAGGCTACTATCATTAAGAAAGTGACAGCTTGATAGAAAAATCTGTACCTTGCATTGTGTACCATGTATGGTTATATGTTAGACAGCAGGGTCTCGCGGGTATCAGCAGGACAAAGTCATATGGATATCATGTGAAAGGGAGAGttctgtaaagctttgtctaggtctgGTGGGAatctgtatatatacacacaatacaataTATACCAGTGAATTTCTTTCTCATTAATACCCAATATTGACACCATCAGACCATTGCAACATAGAAAAAAGTATGCTCCCATGTGTTAACCATGTTATCCATGTCAGCTAATTTACTGCAAACTAACTGCTTATAGATGTAAACAAATTTTGTCACCATATATTGCAAATTATCTTTGTTGTTTATCACTGTTTACACTTCCTCTTTCTGCCAGTGTTTAAAACAGAAATCATATGTTCGAACTGGAGGAGAAAAAATGGGAAGGgctatataaggtgaatagcTCATATTATTGCTCATTAGACCCTACATGCTGTTCTTCATATAGCTTCAATACAAGAGAAACTCCTGTGTGATAGGGCTGCATATCCAACCTTAACACCTTTCTGGGAAACAGCTGAAATACGTTTGTAACAAGTATCAAAACTGTAAAGTAGCAAAAGTTGACTTCATAAACTTGTTTATTTATCCTAAACTAAAATGTTGCCAAatttagattttcttttcatttaggCAGGGTTCTTCTACAGCTGCTTTTGCATAATGTTCTTTTGTtgcaaaaaaaagacttttgtagaaaaacatgtttttcttaaatattAAGTTAAAGTTAAGGCAGCAGTTCCTGCCCTTAAATTTAAGTGAGCTTTCATTATGACCCATCATCAAAGGTAACTGTGGGCATGAGATGTGAGCAGTTCAACTAAAGACAAAACTTTCTTTTGTTGAATGTTTCTTTTGACTGAGGAAGTattaaaaggacaggttcaaaatttttcaagtcaagtcttcaaacaacagtcaggagcccaaatgaacagtgaaacatgtttttcttgctgtaatcattcctcctgttcatattgaccattagaagatcccttcataatgcacttacaatgtaagtgatgggggacaaaatccacagtcctcctgtgcaaaaatgtatctaaaagtttatctgaagctaatatgaagcttcagcgtccaaatgagtcaaatcaagtaaatatctttcaacattagtcTTTTTACTGCCAAagttccaccacagctcaacagggaaacactgtccgaggaaacacaaagagggaattcaatgctaaaaatactgtaaatgtggcagatatcatcttgatatgactaactcagactgctgaagcctaatataagcttcacatcaacttttaaatgtattttgcacaaaatggctgtgtggacacactgtggactccatcacttacattgaaagcacatttgaaagggatctCTTAATAGCCATTATGACCacgaggaatgattacagtgaggaaaacctcttttactgttcatatggacacctgactgttattttaagaaagacttgagaaattgtgaacctgtccttgggccaccagaacagcttccatgctccttggcattgattcttgTCTCTcaactcttctggagggatgaacaccattcatccaaaagatattccctcatttggtgttttgaagatggtggtggagagcgctgtctaacacgtcagctCAAAATCTCCCATCGGTGTTCACataggttgagatctggtgactgtgaaagtcatagcatatgattcacataattttcatactcatcaaaccattcagtgacccctcgtgccctgtgaactGGGGCATTGTCATTGAAATGGAAACATATACTTATGTTATTGTCTTAAGATTATGTCACACTGCCTTATAGTCAAAAGCTCATCGTAAGACTTTATAATCTCCGCTTCCCATATGAAAATGTTCCAAGGTCCAAAGGTGAGGCGTGGGACTCGGTCACTGTAACTTTAGAGGGAATGTCCAGGGAGGAAAGGCAGATAAGGATTTGGCCTTCAACTCTTAATTCTCAGCAGAGACCGAAAGAAACTCCCTAGAGATAcggtgaattaattaaaaataactgttagggTGATGAATATGGGATGATTGTGATGCATGTGGCTGTATATGCAAATACCAACACTGAACTTCATTCAATATCTCTTCAGCCTAACAAACTGGGAGATCTGGACTTGCAAATATGTATTCTGGATATTGCAATTAGACAACTTGCTCTCTGTGGATTCATCTTGAATTTTCACAACAGTCATTCTGGGAGAAAcaactcccatcaggatagaaatatttcatcataggataaaggtgatcactcacaactactttgtattgataagcagtgacccttccctctaaggggacaagtggacccaaaccatgccagcaaaatgccccccacagcataacagccctcagatcccctcactgtggGGGTCAAGCATCCTGGAccaggttttcctttaatttgtcacctatCTGTTtaaacaaaagcacatttacacacacattctttctgtagctaGTAGTAACActcaaagatcacagtttaatcttgaCTGAAAGTgtttaggtaacatgttgaacaacagggcacaaacatataatttcactgaaaagtatgagtttttgcctttgttaaattgatggcattaataaagttcaaaattatctcaaatttgtttgattttgtgtaatttttatatcagtatttaatggtaacACT is part of the Thunnus albacares chromosome 3, fThuAlb1.1, whole genome shotgun sequence genome and harbors:
- the LOC122979357 gene encoding glutathione S-transferase theta-3-like isoform X1 translates to MELYLDLFSQPCRSVYMFAKKNNIPFEFKQLSLLDGEQYGEEFGKISLIRKVPALRDGDFCLAESIAILLYLAEKFKTPDFWYPDDLQQRARINEYLSWQHMAIRMHGSKIFWLRLLIPKVLGVDVPQDKLDAALEDLNSSLKLIEEKFIQDRPFIAGEHVSLADLVAIVEVMQPVGSGLDVFEGRPRLSAWRDRVQEAIGKELFDDAHQAILGAQENVKQMSTSKIHLFKPKIQKLFM
- the LOC122979357 gene encoding glutathione S-transferase theta-4-like isoform X2, with the protein product MELYLDLFSQPCRSVYMFAKKNNIPFEFKQLSLLDGEQYGEEFGKISLIRKVPALRDGDFCLAESIAILLYLAEKFKTPDFWYPDDLQQRARINEYLSWQHMAIRMHGSKIFWLRLLIPKVLGVDVPQDKLDAALEDLNSSLKLIEEKFIQDRPFIAGEHVSLADLVAIVEVMQI